One part of the Ralstonia pickettii genome encodes these proteins:
- the rplB gene encoding 50S ribosomal protein L2 encodes MALVKTKPTSPGRRSMVKVVNPDLHKGAPHAPLLEKQIQKSGRNNNGHITTRHKGGGHKHHYRIVDFKRNDKDGIPAKIERLEYDPNRSANIALVLFADGERRYIIAPKGAVVGQAIANGSEAPIKAGNNLPIRNIPVGTTIHCVEILPGKGAQVARSAGTSAVLLAREGIYAQVRLRSGEVRRVHIECRATIGEVGNEEHSLRQIGKAGATRWRGIRPTVRGVVMNPVDHPHGGGEGKTAAGRDPVSPWGTPTKGYRTRRNKRTDSMIVQRRHKR; translated from the coding sequence ATGGCACTCGTCAAAACCAAGCCGACATCGCCGGGCCGCCGCTCGATGGTGAAGGTCGTTAACCCCGACCTTCACAAGGGCGCGCCGCACGCTCCGCTGCTGGAAAAGCAAATCCAGAAGTCGGGTCGTAACAACAACGGCCACATCACCACCCGTCATAAGGGCGGTGGTCACAAGCATCACTATCGCATCGTCGATTTCAAGCGTAACGACAAGGACGGTATCCCGGCCAAGATCGAACGCCTGGAATACGATCCGAACCGTAGCGCCAACATCGCACTCGTGCTGTTCGCTGACGGCGAGCGCCGCTACATCATCGCCCCGAAGGGCGCTGTGGTTGGCCAAGCCATCGCTAACGGATCGGAAGCGCCGATCAAGGCCGGTAACAACCTGCCGATCCGCAACATCCCGGTCGGTACGACGATCCACTGCGTGGAAATCCTGCCGGGCAAGGGCGCTCAAGTTGCCCGTTCGGCCGGTACGTCCGCCGTGCTGCTGGCTCGCGAAGGCATTTACGCTCAAGTGCGTCTGCGCTCGGGTGAGGTGCGCCGCGTGCACATCGAGTGCCGCGCGACCATTGGTGAAGTCGGCAACGAAGAGCACAGCCTGCGCCAGATCGGCAAGGCCGGTGCAACCCGTTGGCGCGGAATTCGCCCGACCGTTCGCGGTGTGGTGATGAACCCGGTCGACCACCCGCATGGTGGTGGTGAAGGCAAGACTGCAGCAGGCCGTGATCCGGTGTCCCCGTGGGGCACGCCGACCAAGGGCTACCGCACCCGTCGTAACAAGCGCACTGACAGCATGATCGTTCAGCGCCGTCACAAGCGTTAA
- the rplW gene encoding 50S ribosomal protein L23, producing MTQVAKNDHRLMQVLLAPVVSEKATLVAEKNEQVVFEVARDANKGEVKAAVELLFKVEVESVQILNQKGKQKRFGRFMGRRDHVKKAYVSLKPGQEINFEAEAK from the coding sequence ATGACGCAAGTTGCCAAGAACGACCATCGCCTCATGCAGGTGCTGCTGGCACCTGTGGTGTCTGAAAAGGCAACCCTGGTGGCCGAGAAGAACGAACAGGTAGTGTTCGAAGTGGCTCGCGACGCCAACAAGGGCGAAGTGAAGGCTGCTGTCGAGCTGCTGTTCAAGGTCGAAGTCGAGTCCGTCCAGATCCTGAACCAGAAGGGCAAGCAAAAGCGCTTCGGCCGCTTCATGGGTCGTCGTGACCACGTGAAGAAGGCCTATGTGTCGCTGAAGCCGGGCCAGGAAATCAATTTTGAAGCGGAGGCCAAGTAA
- the rplD gene encoding 50S ribosomal protein L4: MELKLLQDNGQLGAGVAASPEVFGRDYNEALVHQVVVAYQANARSGNRKQKDREEVKHTTKKPWRQKGTGRARAGMSSSPLWRGGGRIFPNSPEENFSQKVNKKMYRAGMRSIYSQLAREGRINVVDSLSVDAPKTKLLADKFRAMGLDSVLVITDNLDENLFLASRNLAHVLVVEPRHADPLSLVHYKKVLVTKAAVAQIEELLK, translated from the coding sequence ATGGAACTGAAGCTGCTCCAGGACAACGGTCAACTCGGCGCCGGCGTTGCTGCCTCGCCGGAAGTGTTCGGCCGTGACTACAACGAAGCCCTCGTTCACCAAGTCGTCGTCGCTTACCAGGCCAACGCTCGCAGCGGTAACCGTAAGCAGAAGGACCGTGAAGAGGTCAAGCACACGACCAAGAAGCCGTGGCGTCAAAAGGGTACGGGCCGCGCCCGTGCAGGTATGAGCTCCTCCCCGCTGTGGCGCGGGGGTGGTCGTATCTTCCCGAACAGCCCGGAAGAAAACTTCTCGCAGAAGGTCAACAAGAAGATGTACCGCGCCGGCATGCGCTCGATTTATTCGCAGCTCGCCCGTGAAGGTCGCATCAACGTCGTTGACAGCCTGTCCGTCGACGCGCCCAAAACCAAGCTGCTGGCCGACAAGTTCCGCGCCATGGGCCTGGATTCGGTGCTCGTGATTACCGATAACCTGGACGAAAACCTCTTCCTGGCATCGCGCAACCTGGCGCACGTGCTCGTGGTTGAGCCGCGTCACGCCGACCCGCTGTCGCTCGTGCACTACAAGAAGGTGCTCGTGACCAAGGCAGCCGTCGCGCAGATCGAGGAGTTGCTGAAATGA
- the rplC gene encoding 50S ribosomal protein L3 has protein sequence MSLGLVGRKVGMTRIFTDDGDSIPVTVLEVGDNRVTQIKTDETDGYTAVQVTFGTRRASRVTKPLAGHLAKAGVEAGEVIKEFRVDAARAAEFQPGANISVDLFEVGQKIDVQGVTIGKGYAGTIKRYNFSSGRASHGNSRSHNVPGSIGMAQDPGRVFPGKRMTGHMGDVTRTVQNLEIAKIDAERKLLLVKGAIPGAKGGQVIVTPAVKARAKKA, from the coding sequence ATGAGCCTTGGCCTTGTAGGTCGCAAGGTTGGCATGACCCGTATTTTCACGGACGACGGCGATTCGATTCCCGTCACCGTGCTCGAGGTCGGCGACAACCGCGTGACGCAAATCAAGACGGACGAGACCGACGGTTATACCGCGGTTCAAGTCACCTTCGGCACCCGACGCGCCAGCCGCGTCACCAAGCCGCTGGCGGGTCATCTCGCCAAAGCCGGCGTGGAAGCGGGCGAAGTCATCAAAGAATTCCGAGTGGATGCCGCTCGTGCCGCTGAATTCCAGCCTGGCGCGAACATCAGCGTCGACCTGTTCGAAGTCGGTCAGAAGATCGACGTCCAGGGTGTGACGATTGGTAAGGGCTACGCCGGTACCATCAAGCGCTACAACTTCTCGTCGGGCCGCGCCTCGCACGGTAACTCGCGCTCGCACAACGTGCCGGGCTCGATCGGTATGGCGCAGGATCCGGGTCGCGTGTTCCCGGGTAAGCGCATGACCGGTCACATGGGTGACGTCACCCGTACCGTCCAGAATCTGGAAATCGCCAAGATCGACGCAGAGCGCAAGCTGCTGCTGGTCAAGGGTGCGATTCCGGGCGCCAAGGGCGGTCAAGTCATCGTCACGCCGGCCGTGAAGGCCCGCGCCAAGAAGGCATAA
- the rpsJ gene encoding 30S ribosomal protein S10 has product MQNQKIRIRLKAFDYRLIDQSAAEIVETAKRTGAIVKGPVPLPTRIQRFDVLRSPHVNKTSRDQFEIRTHQRLMDIVDPTDKTVDALMKLDLPAGVDVEIKLQ; this is encoded by the coding sequence ATGCAGAACCAGAAGATCCGTATCCGCCTGAAGGCTTTCGACTATCGCCTGATCGACCAGTCGGCCGCTGAAATCGTCGAGACCGCCAAGCGCACCGGCGCGATCGTCAAGGGCCCGGTGCCCCTGCCGACTCGCATCCAGCGTTTCGACGTTCTGCGTTCGCCGCACGTCAACAAGACCAGTCGCGACCAGTTCGAAATCCGCACGCACCAGCGCCTGATGGACATCGTCGACCCGACGGATAAGACTGTCGACGCGCTGATGAAGCTGGACCTGCCGGCCGGTGTGGACGTCGAGATCAAGCTGCAATAA
- the tuf gene encoding elongation factor Tu, whose product MAKEKFERTKPHVNVGTIGHVDHGKTTLTAAIATVLSSKFGGTAKKYDEIDAAPEEKARGITINTAHIEYETANRHYAHVDCPGHADYVKNMITGAAQMDGAILVCSAADGPMPQTREHILLARQVGVPYIIVFLNKCDMVDDAELLELVEMEVRELLSKYDFPGDDTPIIKGSAKLALEGDKGELGEVAIMNLADALDTYIPTPERAVDGTFLMPVEDVFSISGRGTVVTGRIERGVIKVGEEIEIVGIAMDGDKPKIDKTTCTGVEMFRKLLDQGQAGDNVGILLRGTKREDVQRGQVLAKPGSIKPHTEFTGEVYILSKDEGGRHTPFFNNYRPQFYFRTTDVTGSIALPEGKEMVMPGDNVSITVKLIAPIAMEEGLRFAIREGGRTVGAGVVAKILK is encoded by the coding sequence ATGGCAAAGGAAAAGTTCGAGCGGACCAAGCCGCACGTGAACGTTGGTACGATTGGTCACGTTGACCACGGCAAGACGACGCTGACCGCAGCGATCGCAACCGTGCTGTCGAGCAAGTTCGGTGGTACCGCTAAGAAGTACGACGAAATCGACGCAGCGCCGGAAGAAAAGGCACGCGGCATTACGATCAACACCGCGCACATCGAGTACGAAACGGCCAACCGCCACTACGCGCACGTTGACTGCCCGGGCCACGCCGACTACGTCAAGAACATGATCACCGGTGCCGCCCAGATGGACGGCGCCATCCTGGTGTGCTCGGCCGCTGACGGCCCGATGCCGCAAACGCGTGAGCACATCCTGCTGGCCCGTCAGGTCGGCGTGCCGTACATCATCGTCTTCCTGAACAAGTGCGACATGGTGGACGACGCTGAGCTGCTGGAGCTGGTCGAGATGGAAGTGCGCGAACTTCTGTCGAAGTACGACTTCCCGGGCGACGACACCCCGATCATCAAGGGTTCGGCCAAGCTGGCGCTCGAAGGCGACAAGGGCGAACTGGGCGAAGTGGCCATCATGAACCTGGCCGACGCACTGGACACCTACATCCCGACGCCGGAGCGCGCTGTTGACGGTACGTTCCTGATGCCGGTGGAAGACGTGTTCTCGATCTCGGGTCGCGGCACCGTGGTGACCGGCCGTATCGAGCGCGGCGTGATCAAGGTCGGCGAAGAAATCGAAATCGTCGGTATCGCCATGGACGGCGACAAGCCGAAGATCGACAAGACGACCTGCACGGGCGTGGAAATGTTCCGCAAGCTGCTGGACCAAGGTCAGGCAGGCGACAACGTCGGTATTCTGCTGCGCGGCACGAAGCGCGAAGACGTCCAGCGTGGCCAAGTGCTGGCCAAGCCGGGCTCGATCAAGCCGCACACGGAATTCACGGGCGAGGTCTACATCCTGTCGAAGGACGAAGGCGGCCGTCACACGCCGTTCTTCAACAACTATCGCCCGCAGTTCTACTTCCGTACGACGGACGTGACCGGCTCGATCGCCCTGCCGGAAGGCAAGGAAATGGTCATGCCGGGCGACAACGTGTCGATCACCGTCAAGCTGATCGCCCCGATCGCCATGGAAGAAGGTCTGCGCTTCGCAATCCGTGAAGGTGGTCGTACCGTCGGTGCTGGCGTCGTTGCCAAGATCCTGAAGTAA
- the fusA gene encoding elongation factor G, whose amino-acid sequence MARKTPIERYRNIGISAHIDAGKTTTTERILFYTGVNHKIGEVHDGAATMDWMEQEQERGITITSAATTAFWKGMGGNYPEHRFNIIDTPGHVDFTIEVERSMRVLDGACMVYCAVGGVQPQSETVWRQANKYKVPRLAFVNKMDRTGANFFKVYDQLKTRLKANPVPVVVPIGAEDGFQGVVDLLEMKAIIWDEASQGVKFEYHDIPANLVDVANEWREKMVESAAEASEELMEKYLGGEELSRAEIVKALRDRTIACEIQPMLCGTAFKNKGVQRMLDAVIDFLPSPVDIPPVQGIDENDEEKKLERKADDNEKFSALAFKIMTDPFVGQLIFFRVYSGKINSGDTVYNPVKQKKERLGRILQMHANQREEIKEVLAGDIAAAVGLKDATTGDTLCDPSAPIILERMVFPEPVISQAVEPKTKADQEKMGIALNRLAAEDPSFRVRTDEESGQTIISGMGELHLEILVDRMKREFGVEANIGAPQVAYRETIRKKVEDVEGKFVKQSGGRGQYGHAVITLEPADEEAKKAGKNFEFVDAIKGGVIPREYIPAVEKGIVDTLPAGILAGFPVVDVKVTLTFGSYHDVDSNENAFRMAGSMAFKEAMRRATPVLLEPMMAVEVETPEDYTGTVMGDLSSRRGIVQGMDDMVGGGKIIKAEVPLSEMFGYSTSLRSQTQGRATYTMEFKQYAEAPKNIAEAVMAAKGTK is encoded by the coding sequence GTGGCTCGTAAGACCCCCATTGAGCGCTACCGTAACATCGGTATCTCCGCTCACATCGACGCCGGCAAGACCACCACGACCGAGCGGATCCTGTTCTACACCGGTGTGAACCACAAGATCGGTGAAGTGCATGATGGCGCCGCCACCATGGACTGGATGGAGCAGGAGCAAGAGCGCGGCATCACCATCACGTCTGCTGCGACCACCGCCTTCTGGAAGGGCATGGGCGGCAACTACCCCGAGCACCGCTTCAACATCATCGACACCCCGGGCCACGTGGACTTCACCATCGAGGTGGAGCGTTCCATGCGTGTGCTGGACGGCGCGTGCATGGTGTACTGCGCAGTGGGTGGCGTGCAGCCGCAGTCGGAAACCGTCTGGCGTCAGGCCAACAAGTACAAGGTGCCGCGTCTGGCGTTCGTCAACAAGATGGACCGTACCGGTGCGAACTTCTTCAAGGTCTACGACCAGCTGAAGACCCGTCTGAAGGCCAACCCGGTGCCCGTCGTGGTGCCCATCGGCGCTGAAGACGGCTTCCAGGGCGTCGTCGATCTGCTGGAAATGAAGGCGATCATTTGGGACGAAGCCAGCCAGGGCGTGAAGTTCGAATACCACGACATCCCGGCCAACCTGGTTGACGTCGCGAACGAGTGGCGCGAGAAGATGGTCGAGTCGGCAGCTGAAGCCAGCGAAGAGCTGATGGAAAAGTACCTGGGCGGCGAAGAGCTGTCCCGTGCTGAGATCGTCAAGGCACTGCGCGACCGTACCATCGCCTGCGAAATCCAGCCGATGCTGTGCGGCACCGCGTTCAAGAACAAGGGCGTGCAGCGCATGCTCGACGCCGTGATCGACTTCCTGCCGTCGCCCGTCGACATTCCGCCGGTTCAAGGCATCGACGAAAACGACGAAGAGAAGAAGCTCGAGCGCAAGGCAGACGACAACGAGAAATTCTCGGCGCTGGCGTTCAAGATCATGACCGACCCGTTCGTTGGTCAGCTGATCTTCTTCCGCGTCTACTCGGGCAAGATCAACTCCGGCGACACCGTGTACAACCCGGTGAAGCAGAAGAAGGAGCGTCTAGGCCGTATTCTTCAGATGCACGCCAACCAGCGCGAAGAAATCAAGGAAGTGCTGGCAGGCGACATCGCCGCTGCGGTGGGCCTGAAGGACGCCACCACGGGCGACACGCTGTGCGACCCGAGCGCTCCGATCATTCTCGAGCGCATGGTGTTCCCGGAGCCGGTGATCTCGCAGGCTGTCGAGCCGAAGACCAAGGCTGACCAGGAAAAGATGGGTATCGCCCTGAACCGCCTGGCTGCTGAAGATCCGTCGTTCCGTGTGCGTACTGATGAAGAATCGGGCCAGACCATCATTTCGGGTATGGGCGAGCTCCACCTCGAAATTCTGGTCGATCGCATGAAGCGCGAATTCGGCGTGGAAGCCAACATTGGCGCCCCGCAAGTTGCCTACCGCGAAACCATCCGCAAGAAGGTCGAAGACGTCGAAGGCAAGTTCGTCAAGCAGTCCGGCGGTCGCGGCCAGTACGGTCACGCTGTGATCACGCTGGAACCGGCGGACGAGGAGGCGAAGAAGGCTGGCAAGAACTTCGAATTCGTCGACGCCATCAAGGGCGGTGTGATTCCTCGCGAATACATTCCGGCGGTCGAGAAGGGTATCGTCGACACGCTGCCGGCCGGTATTCTGGCGGGCTTCCCGGTGGTGGACGTGAAGGTCACGCTGACGTTCGGTTCGTACCACGACGTGGACTCGAACGAAAACGCGTTCCGCATGGCCGGTTCGATGGCTTTCAAGGAAGCCATGCGCCGCGCCACGCCGGTTCTGCTGGAGCCGATGATGGCTGTGGAAGTGGAAACGCCGGAAGACTACACGGGTACCGTGATGGGCGACTTGTCGTCCCGCCGCGGCATCGTGCAGGGCATGGACGATATGGTGGGCGGCGGCAAGATCATCAAGGCCGAAGTCCCGCTGTCGGAAATGTTCGGTTATTCGACGTCGCTGCGCTCGCAAACGCAGGGCCGCGCTACGTACACCATGGAATTCAAGCAATACGCTGAGGCGCCGAAGAACATCGCCGAAGCTGTGATGGCTGCCAAGGGTACGAAGTAA
- the rpsG gene encoding 30S ribosomal protein S7, giving the protein MPRRREVPKREILPDPKFGNVEVAKFMNVLMLDGKKSVAERIVYGAFDQIEKKAGKAPIEVFTLAIGNIKPVVEVKSRRVGGANYQVPVEVRPSRRLALAMRWLREAAKKRSEKSMALRLAGELLEASEGRGGAMKKRDEVHRMAEANKAFSHFRF; this is encoded by the coding sequence ATGCCACGTCGTCGTGAAGTCCCCAAGCGGGAAATTCTGCCGGACCCGAAGTTCGGCAATGTGGAAGTCGCCAAGTTCATGAACGTCCTGATGCTGGACGGCAAGAAGTCGGTGGCTGAACGTATCGTCTACGGTGCGTTCGACCAGATCGAAAAGAAAGCAGGCAAGGCGCCGATCGAGGTGTTCACGCTGGCTATCGGCAACATCAAGCCGGTGGTCGAAGTGAAGAGCCGTCGTGTTGGTGGCGCCAACTATCAGGTGCCGGTCGAAGTCCGGCCGTCGCGTCGTCTGGCATTGGCGATGCGTTGGCTGCGGGAAGCTGCGAAGAAGCGCAGCGAGAAGTCGATGGCCCTGCGTCTGGCTGGTGAGCTGCTCGAAGCCTCGGAAGGCCGCGGCGGCGCCATGAAGAAGCGCGACGAAGTGCACCGCATGGCTGAAGCCAACAAGGCGTTCTCGCACTTCCGCTTCTAA
- the rpsL gene encoding 30S ribosomal protein S12 — protein sequence MPTINQLVRKPRVSEKLKSKSPALENCPQRRGVCTRVYTTTPKKPNSALRKVAKVRLTNGFEVISYIGGEGHNLQEHSVVLIRGGRVKDLPGVRYHIVRGSLDLQGVKDRKQARSKYGAKRPKAA from the coding sequence ATGCCAACCATCAATCAACTGGTTCGCAAGCCCCGCGTCTCGGAAAAGCTGAAGAGCAAGAGCCCGGCACTTGAGAACTGCCCGCAGCGTCGCGGCGTGTGCACCCGCGTGTACACCACGACGCCGAAGAAGCCGAACTCGGCACTGCGTAAGGTCGCCAAGGTGCGCCTGACCAACGGTTTCGAAGTCATTTCGTACATCGGCGGTGAAGGCCACAACCTGCAAGAACACAGCGTCGTGCTGATCCGCGGCGGCCGTGTGAAGGACTTGCCGGGTGTGCGTTACCACATCGTGCGCGGCTCCCTTGACCTGCAAGGCGTCAAGGACCGTAAGCAAGCGCGTTCGAAGTACGGCGCGAAGCGTCCGAAGGCGGCCTAA
- a CDS encoding MFS transporter, protein MTTEAPAIADPNPPAADRLPLGATPLFAVAVGLIVINLFGIQPLIAEIAASIGWTTAAAGLLVTATLIGYGIGLLLLMPLTDLQDNRALASRTLWGAVASLALTTVAHSGQVLMLAAFAIGLTSTVIQMLIALAGRLAADHRRGRVLGDIMIGLNLGILLSRPAASFIAAQWGWRAFYGASAVAITVLAVLLPRVMPTFVPPRTLSYGALLGSYGNLLRREPVLRRRAATQALLMAAFTLFWTAVALRLAAAPFHLSQNGIGIFALCGAAGVVAAPIAGRLADRGLVRVGTLLAHGCAATGLLVALASALLPGLSVPVMLTMLVAAALLLDFGAIGDQALGRYMVNTLSPEIRGRVNGLYTGAFFFGAAAGGGLAGVAWVRAGWIGVSVLALGFVAAAALVFVWPAGAARAIGATPRRC, encoded by the coding sequence ATGACTACCGAAGCTCCTGCCATCGCCGATCCCAACCCGCCCGCCGCCGACCGGCTCCCCCTGGGCGCCACGCCGCTGTTTGCCGTCGCCGTCGGGCTTATCGTCATCAACCTGTTCGGCATCCAGCCGCTCATTGCCGAGATCGCCGCGAGCATTGGCTGGACCACCGCCGCCGCTGGCTTGCTCGTCACCGCCACGCTCATCGGCTATGGCATCGGTCTGTTGCTGCTGATGCCGTTGACCGACCTGCAGGACAACCGCGCGCTGGCCTCGCGCACGCTGTGGGGCGCGGTGGCTTCGCTGGCGCTGACCACCGTCGCGCACAGCGGCCAGGTGCTGATGCTCGCCGCCTTCGCCATCGGCCTGACGTCGACTGTCATTCAGATGCTGATTGCGCTGGCGGGGCGCCTGGCCGCCGACCACCGGCGCGGGCGCGTGCTCGGTGACATCATGATCGGCCTGAACCTGGGCATCCTGCTCTCCCGCCCGGCCGCCAGCTTCATCGCAGCGCAGTGGGGGTGGCGGGCGTTTTACGGTGCTTCTGCGGTGGCGATTACCGTGCTGGCCGTCCTGCTGCCGCGCGTGATGCCGACCTTCGTGCCGCCGCGCACGTTGTCATACGGCGCGCTGCTGGGCTCGTATGGCAACCTGCTGCGCAGAGAGCCGGTGTTGCGTCGCCGTGCCGCTACGCAGGCCTTGCTGATGGCGGCGTTCACGCTGTTCTGGACGGCTGTGGCCCTGCGGTTGGCGGCAGCGCCGTTCCATCTTTCGCAAAATGGCATCGGGATCTTCGCGCTGTGCGGTGCGGCCGGTGTCGTGGCCGCGCCGATTGCCGGGCGGCTGGCGGATCGCGGTCTCGTGCGCGTGGGTACGCTGCTCGCGCACGGCTGCGCGGCAACGGGTCTGCTCGTGGCGCTGGCTTCGGCGCTGCTGCCGGGCCTGAGCGTCCCCGTCATGTTGACCATGCTGGTGGCCGCCGCGCTGCTGCTCGACTTTGGTGCCATCGGCGACCAGGCGCTCGGCCGCTACATGGTCAACACGCTGTCGCCGGAGATTCGCGGGCGTGTGAATGGTCTGTACACCGGGGCGTTCTTCTTTGGTGCGGCTGCAGGCGGCGGCTTGGCCGGTGTGGCTTGGGTGCGCGCCGGCTGGATCGGCGTATCGGTTCTCGCGCTCGGGTTTGTGGCGGCCGCTGCACTCGTTTTCGTATGGCCAGCCGGTGCGGCGCGTGCCATCGGCGCCACACCGCGCCGCTGCTGA
- a CDS encoding LysR family transcriptional regulator, with product MDRLSDVAIFVQVVERGSLSAAAEAMGMSRGVISKALARLEARLQTRLLQRTTRRLSLTEAGAAFFEKSREGLALVDAAEQAVSALRDEARGTLRVSAPASFAVTLLAPLLGAFQARYPAVQIDLDMNDRYADLVAGRIDVAIRIGMLGDSSLVARRLANCAHAIYGAPSYFRERGIPQSPEDLRNHNCLVYANYDGPHDWVLTDAAGHRHIAHVAGSMLANNSLVLREAARSGLGVSLGPAYLVRDDVAAGRLQAVLTDYTAREVPLHAVFTQRVHLLPKVRAFVDFLGDHLSSTGAMGPLPLSA from the coding sequence ATGGACCGGCTCTCTGATGTGGCGATCTTCGTGCAGGTAGTGGAGCGCGGCAGCTTGTCGGCGGCGGCCGAGGCGATGGGCATGTCGCGCGGGGTGATCAGCAAGGCGCTGGCGCGGCTGGAGGCGCGGTTGCAGACGCGTCTGCTGCAACGGACAACGCGGCGCCTGTCGCTCACCGAAGCGGGCGCAGCGTTTTTCGAGAAAAGCCGCGAAGGCCTGGCGCTCGTCGATGCAGCGGAGCAGGCCGTGAGCGCCTTGCGCGACGAGGCGCGCGGCACGCTGCGGGTGTCGGCGCCGGCCTCGTTTGCGGTGACATTGCTGGCGCCGCTCTTGGGCGCATTCCAGGCGCGCTACCCCGCCGTGCAGATCGACCTGGACATGAACGACCGCTACGCGGATCTGGTCGCGGGGCGCATTGACGTGGCGATCCGCATTGGTATGTTGGGGGACTCGTCGCTGGTCGCGCGACGGCTGGCGAATTGCGCACACGCCATCTACGGGGCACCATCGTATTTTCGCGAGCGGGGCATTCCGCAGTCGCCCGAGGATTTGCGCAATCACAACTGCCTCGTCTACGCCAACTACGACGGGCCACACGACTGGGTGCTGACGGACGCCGCCGGCCATCGTCATATCGCTCACGTCGCGGGCTCGATGCTCGCCAATAACAGCCTGGTGCTGCGCGAGGCCGCACGGTCAGGGCTGGGCGTGTCGCTGGGGCCAGCGTATCTGGTGCGTGACGATGTTGCGGCTGGGCGCTTGCAGGCGGTGCTGACCGACTACACGGCGCGGGAGGTGCCGCTGCACGCGGTGTTCACGCAGCGTGTGCACCTGCTACCGAAGGTGCGGGCGTTTGTCGATTTCCTGGGCGACCACCTGAGCAGCACCGGCGCGATGGGGCCACTGCCGCTGTCCGCCTAG